A stretch of DNA from Scomber scombrus chromosome 9, fScoSco1.1, whole genome shotgun sequence:
ACCTGTAATTCCTCTCACAAAGGATCATATTACTAACCAGAGGTCATTTACTATGAAATCTCTACTCAGTACAACTCAATATTACACAGAGACCTTCAAAGTTAGGACATATTGCCTGAAGTTACAGGTTGGTACAGGTTGGTATGGGAAGCACATAATTGATCTAATTACTGTTTTGACTACTTTTTGATTAGCTAAAAATGAGATCTAATCATTTACAACTTAGCATGAGTATACTTGATGTAGGGTGTAATTACGCTTGGTggcatatttgtttttatttgcaccgaataaaatatgataaatgatCAAATCTAATGTTTAGATCTCAAGTTTATTCAGGGTTTTGTTATACAGTACACCATAGTGTATTTTTCCTGCAGGCAATATTATTGCTAACGTATTAAGCTCCCATGAGagtttgattttttatttgttttcttgcatTACAGTATACCAGATGAATCCTGTGGATTTCTTTATTTGTGCAAATTGTATTTGCAAAGtagtacatgttttttttcccccattagcAAATGTGAGTACAATGCAAGATACATTTACAAAGTTTAATTTGTAGCATGCATCTTTCTTACAGCTGTCAGAGTTTATGAGACAAAAGAGACATGCAGAAAACCTTCTTCAAATTCCCCTTATGAAGACAGTTTGGGTGGATGCATTGTAagactttaatttttttttaatgcacaaaaattacacaaatatCAATTGACATGAGATGCTTAATACTATAAACTATCACCAAAATCCGTTAGTGgcaataaatgtgtgttttgttgttgttgttgttgttgttgttgttgctgttgtttttgtttttgttttttttgcattatgtaACAGCATACAATGATTGAAACAGTTTGAAACTAAATGTCACGTTAAAATGATACATAAAACATCTTTATGATTATCTATTATAAAATATGTTACCGACATTAGATGTGAAATGAAAGTTCTGCTGAAGCAATATATATTAAATGAGAATCATTATTTAGCAAATCCTGTGTTTAGACTGTTAATCTGCCACAAAAGCTCTGACATCGTTGTAGATCGTCTCTCCCTCTGATGCCTTTACGTTCCTTCTCCCCGCTTTGCCAACTTTCCTGCTGGTAAAAGTTGCTACAGAATACACCAACGAGTCTTCATTTCTCTGAGGAAATTTGAATACAATTGTTATGAGATGTTAATGTTTCCAAATGAAAAGACCAACTTCTTCTTATATATCTTACCTGCTGACTTTGCTGATCATTACTGGCTGTGGTAAGATTTGTTTGCAAAGcagctgtattaaaaaaataaaaccagagaCTTTTATAACAGTCAGTGAAAGATGTTGTTGGTTAATTTAAACAAAGCAATGTAAATCCCAAGAAGTTAGCTTTTGCCAAATATTAAAAATCCGTAACATTCATCACCATTGCAACAATCGCAAGATTTTTTCTTGCTAGAATAAATCAGGAGGCCAATGACAATCAGACTTGCAGCCAAAGCTGCACACAACAGGGGCAGAACTATGTTGGCCTTCTGCAAATCCCACAAGTTGACCACTGAAGCaatatgaaaaagagaaaataatgaaagttAACAATTAGTAAAAGAGTACTGATATTTGATGAGATATTAGAGTAACAAATGTGGAATATATACCTTCAATGTCCAGTCTTGTTCCATTTCCAAATAAAACCTCTCCACATGTGGCCACAGCACAGTAATAAGTCCcagcatcagaggagctgaccGTCTTAGAGAAGCTGTAGACACATTTCTGTGGAGAACGAGCCTCAGGACTCCTTCCACATTCATCAGCAACATTTCCATGAACGTAAATAAAACTGGGATGAGATTCATCTGATCCAGCTCTGAACCAGTACACGTTGTGTTCTTCGGGACATCTTTTACTCTTCGAGTCAGAGAGCACTGAACACTGGAGAGTCACAGAGTCTCCTGGATGGACTGGATCTGATGGAAAGTCTTGAGTGACAGCAATGATATCAGATTCTGGTTCTGGGgaattgaaaatacaaaaattcaATATATGTTACACACtttaattaatgaaaatatttactgCCGAAATAATTTAGAAATTCATTCATATACAAAAACAGTTATGGAAACATTACGGAATGTGCTTGCTTGCCAACTTTTATTTACCTTCAATCCTCAGAAATGTTCCTTTCAACAATGTCATGTTAAGTCCGTCCACTTTTATACAGTAGTAAAGTCCAGTATCACTTAGCTCAGCTTTATTAATATGCAGGACAAATTTCCCAGGCTGTTGTTTAGTTGTAATGCGGGGAGTCTTATTAACACCATCGTAATCAAAGGAAAATGTTCCTCCCATGAATTCAGGCAAGTTTCCACCAATAAGCCTGATCCAATACAGGTTTGCTTCATACTCAGATTTCTGGCGGGTACATGTCAGAGTCACATAATGTCCAACACCAACAGTCTCTGTCACAAAAATCTGATCGTCTGCACATCCTGAAAAAAAGATTGAGATAAACACAGAGCAAACTGcttaaaaaagatgaaaatatacTTAAACATTTATCTGGAGTAAAGCTGACTTTTCATACTTACGTGCAACTCTGAACATGAGCAGAATATAAAATCCAAACAGCATTTTCTTGTTAATTCATGTAAGACAGCAGTTAAATTAAACAGAATCAGAAGATGATCCGCCTTAATGTAATCATATGAAATGGGAGGGAACAATTTCAGAtcaatctgattggctgctcgTTATGTTGGCGGTTCAGTGTACTACCCCAGTGGAAATAATATCAACCATCTTTCCAACCTATACAACAACACCAACAGCAAGcttttgtttcatgtttcatggtGAGTTTCTATTACTGACACTGAGAGTAAACACAAGAGATCAATCTTGATGTGAACTTCAATAATCTCAAACACTCTTGTTCCTAAGATTTTCTTTAGATTGTTATAATATTTGGAATTCCAAGCTGTTAAGGACacaaaaatcacagaaaaattaaatgtaattttatgttGTTGGGGTCATCAATCAAGAAATGTAAGGATAATTTTAATTTGTGGGAAGAGGAGGTGACATTTTCAGAGCGTTGTTGTAATTACTACCATATTTATTGGCCAGTAGCTTGTCTTCCAGAATCCCTAAAAGAAAACACTCCTATTTTTACATCAATTGTCCATTTCCAACACAATTTTCAAATGTCTTTCCAACCAAAACCTTGATGTTGAGAAATTCTTCAAAACTCAAGATTATGTTTAATAGTCAAATTTTACTTTATGAATAGCACACTACTTCCTGCACTGGAAATTAACATTAACACTGAATGTTCATTTCAGTCTCAAAAAGTCTACTTAATACTTCTATTTCCATGTGTAAGATATTCATTTTagaattaaaatgtcaaataaaaaatgacaatatttggcaatacaacataaaacagtGATGTCTTTTGGTGATAAAAAGTTTTGTGCTATAGCATGACAGATTGAATTTGATTTAAGaatttcctctttctctgaATCACTGCAGTTTTTTGTGAGATGACTCAGCAAGTCGAAGATAACGCTTAGAATAAACTTTTCACTCgataaatgttcattttaaaggtGGTAGTGATGCCGCTAGCCTTTACATATAAACATTACACATATCTGTAAATATAGAGGCCTGTATCTCCTAGTCTGATGTAAAAATCTGCTATAATGTCTGTCGCACTCAGTTAAATATGACTTTTAATGATCTGTTTGTATACaatttgaaaaatgacattcagTCACTTGCCACGATGATGGACAAAGTCAGATCAGCCATCTTGAATATTGTGGGAGCCAGCCAATCCAGATGTTCCATATCATCAATGATGACCCGCCCACTGTGCCTGTCAGTCACATCAACAGGAAGAGCTGACGACTGCAGCTGGTGAAAGGAGAGCAGAGCACAATTGTATCGCAGCACCGTCAAAGAAACTAGTTCAGCTGCAGgcagtttaaaatgtgtgactcaactaacctgcatgttttaatCTGAGGGAGGGGACTTGGTTGAAAAGCTTCgaacatcacaaataaaataaccaaGCTGAGATTTGGACCCAAGACCTTGTTGTGATGAGGCAGCATGTTAATAACTGACAGACTATCCCAAAAGGTTTTTTTGTAAGAAAATTAGGTTTTTCACTTGCAGTAAAACAGTGAATATGCCACCCGACACGATAATACAGTCAACTGCAACACCACAGGCTGTGGTATATATAAAAAGTAGAAGTTTCTGATGCATCTCTACTTTCCTCACTTACTTGCAGGATGTGTAGATGTGTATAATTGTGGCAACACTGTGTTGTAGTGTTGGCAAccgacacacacaaataaacccACATTCACAGTCAACATTGTCCATCCGATGACAAGTGGAAAGTTAGGTATTATTGTGGTTGGGCTTTCAATATAAGGTGTGAATTCAAAGAGGCTTTTCTTCCGCTCTGTTTTAGCCACAAGAAGCTGGGCTTTCACTGCtgtttaatctctttttaaagAGTAGTTGAATACATTAAATTGTTTTCATGATTATTATCAACATCACACCATCTTACTGTAATATGGTGAAAATGGGCCTGCTGAAACCTCTTGCAGCTTTTTTCACTCAGTACACATCCTGTTGAAGCCCTCAGTCAGGTTTGTTCTGAGTCAACAGCCTCAGTGGTTGGTCAAAGGGGCGGAGAAATGGCCCACCACAGCTCTTCTCTGTCAGTGTAGCTGTTGCATGTGGCTTTGCTCGATTGTTCTAAAGACTGATATGCAGCATGTATCTACAAAGtgctgtgagatgagaaagatgGAGGTGTTTATTAATTTGAGTAGCTGTATCCTCACAGTTTTATACTGCTTATTTGTcctaaagcaaatcattattttatgctctattctagtctactttttattttatttttctctctttccattttttctgtactttgtgtttattttttattattggttttttttgtttttaattgtatgtttttatgtttccaacttttactattattgggttttatttaaatatttttaaatgttgtgtttttatgtttttcgtTTCctattcttactgttaaatgttttgtttttatgtaaagcacattgagttgcccctgggtatgaaatgcgctatataaataaagctgccttgccttatTTTTAGTAAACATGTTCTCAACTTACCTGTCAGTTCTTCACATCTCTTGACTTTCTGTGTGGTTTTGGCCACATTTCCTCTGGTTTTCCCCTGCAACTGTCCCTCAAACCCGCAGGCTACCACCTACACTGTAGttaatgtaatttcaaatgTGTTTCCTCCTCTTAGGTTGCTGTCCTAGTGAAGTTATAATTAGggtattattgttatttgtggagtttacacaaacaaaataacacaaactaCAGGTCCAGGATGACTCTTAGCACAAATACAGAAAGCAAAACCGTATACACagaaagacaataaatacaGCCTTCAGCTCCAACAGTGTCCGGTTTACAGTGTCTTGCTAGCAGCAAACAATATGCCAGTGTTTCCAAAAACATCATTGGGGTTTTGTCTTTACTGTGAGGACAGGATGTTTATGTTGCCCATTGCCATCAGGCCCAGTTGTTATGGGTCAGTAAATAGCTCCAATGTGTGAGGTTACTTCCTATTATAAGCCCTGCACACCCATTGTACAGCCACACAGATGATTTCCCTTATTCTGGCTGATTCTCAGGTCTGACTCTATTGTTAGCTTTGTTGcatctgttacatttttatcatcaatCCTCTGGTGATCTCATGTACACCTCAGTATAGTTTTGCCCACATTCAACCTGAGCATATGTGTAATCAGccaaatagattaaaaaaaacacctgtgtgcCTGTGAGTTacgttttcattgtttttttgctaGAACTTCCTTAAGGGATACTGTAAATCTTTCATCAAAATCAtttgaaaaagacatttactTAGTACTTTGCATTGCTTATAGCCACATTTGCTAGACATCAGTTATCTTCTTTGTGTAGCAATGCTACATCTCTTGCTCAACGGAAAGTGCATCACTGGTTTCTTGAATGTAAGGGGAAGTTCGTGTTCTGCATCTCAGCCAATCACTGTAATTTCCACTTTATAAAACTTGAACACCTTGTGACCAAAACTTCCATCTGGTGGGAAGACATCAGTCGTTTAAAACAAGGGTGCTGTACCACAATGATCGTACAACTGACTGCTTTGATACTTCTTACTGCAGTGTGTAAGTACAATTCTTATTACGTACAAGAAACCTTTATCTAGTCTGAACAGTCTGTGATAGTAATGCATATGAGACAAAGACCTGTAGATTCACATTTTTTAGtaaatttattttgttttttctcagctCTAAATCAAGCTGCAGAGGTTCCTCAACTGATCTCTTTGACTGTGGTTGAAGTTGGTGACAATGTTACTTTTCACTGTCCAGTCTCTGAGAATGAAAAATTCTTTCACTGGTATAAACAACCTTTTGGACAAATGCCCCAAACAGTCGCTTCTGGactcaacagaaaaataacagtcAGTGAACAATTTAAGTCACGTTTGACAGTCACAAGCG
This window harbors:
- the LOC133986417 gene encoding signal-regulatory protein beta-2-like is translated as MLFGFYILLMFRVARCADDQIFVTETVGVGHYVTLTCTRQKSEYEANLYWIRLIGGNLPEFMGGTFSFDYDGVNKTPRITTKQQPGKFVLHINKAELSDTGLYYCIKVDGLNMTLLKGTFLRIEEPESDIIAVTQDFPSDPVHPGDSVTLQCSVLSDSKSKRCPEEHNVYWFRAGSDESHPSFIYVHGNVADECGRSPEARSPQKCVYSFSKTVSSSDAGTYYCAVATCGEVLFGNGTRLDIEVVNLWDLQKANIVLPLLCAALAASLIVIGLLIYSSKKKSCDCCNAALQTNLTTASNDQQSQQRNEDSLVYSVATFTSRKVGKAGRRNVKASEGETIYNDVRAFVAD